Proteins encoded by one window of Flavobacterium sp. N502540:
- a CDS encoding NAD(P)H-dependent glycerol-3-phosphate dehydrogenase has protein sequence MSENLKFAVIGGGSWATAIAKMLCVNLSEIAWYMRNDAAIEHIQKYKHNPNYLSSVEFDTAKLKLTNNINEAVAYADYVIFAIPSAFLDGELKNLTVSLSDKIIFSAIKGIVPETSLIVGEHFHIQYDIPYYNIGVITGPCHAEEVALERLSYLTIACGDPEKASIVAKHLSGNYIKAKISDDIIGTEYAAMLKNIYAIAAGIAHGLGYGDNFQSVMMSNGIREMKKFIRKVHKMKRNINDSAYLGDLLVTGYSVFSRNRMFGNMIGKGYTVKSAMMEMSMVAEGYYATKSAYKLNQGYGAKTPIIDAVYAVLYEGKDAKSVFKKLTESLD, from the coding sequence ATGAGCGAAAATTTAAAATTTGCAGTAATTGGAGGAGGAAGCTGGGCAACGGCAATTGCAAAGATGTTATGTGTAAATCTTTCAGAAATTGCCTGGTACATGCGTAATGATGCTGCTATCGAACACATTCAGAAATACAAACACAATCCGAATTACTTAAGTTCGGTTGAATTTGATACGGCAAAACTTAAACTGACCAATAATATTAATGAAGCAGTCGCTTATGCAGATTATGTGATTTTTGCAATTCCTTCTGCATTTTTAGATGGTGAATTGAAAAATTTGACGGTTTCATTGTCTGATAAAATTATCTTTTCTGCGATTAAAGGAATCGTTCCTGAAACAAGTTTGATTGTTGGAGAACATTTTCACATTCAATACGACATTCCGTACTACAATATCGGTGTAATTACAGGTCCTTGTCATGCTGAAGAAGTAGCATTAGAAAGACTTTCTTATTTAACAATTGCCTGCGGGGATCCTGAAAAAGCTTCAATCGTAGCAAAACATTTATCCGGAAATTATATCAAAGCCAAAATCTCTGATGATATTATTGGTACTGAGTATGCAGCAATGCTTAAAAACATCTATGCTATTGCAGCCGGAATTGCTCACGGACTAGGTTATGGAGATAACTTTCAATCGGTTATGATGAGTAACGGAATTCGCGAGATGAAGAAATTTATCCGCAAAGTTCATAAAATGAAACGTAACATCAATGACTCCGCTTATTTAGGCGATTTATTGGTTACCGGTTATTCTGTGTTCTCGAGAAACAGAATGTTCGGAAACATGATTGGTAAAGGCTATACGGTAAAAAGTGCGATGATGGAGATGAGTATGGTGGCCGAAGGTTATTATGCCACTAAAAGCGCTTATAAGCTAAATCAGGGCTATGGTGCAAAAACGCCAATTATTGATGCTGTTTACGCTGTTTTATACGAAGGAAAAGATGCAAAATCGGTTTTCAAGAAATTAACGGAGTCTTTGGATTAA
- the pheS gene encoding phenylalanine--tRNA ligase subunit alpha has protein sequence MIDKIKEHIEEAKAFNDKNKESLEQFRIKYLGSKGLLKELFTEFKNIPNDQKKDFGQVINTLKAVAEEKVRVIQEELESKQEVKGVFGDLTRAAEPVIIGSRHPISIVKNQIIDIFANIGFNVSEGPEIEDDWHNFTALNLPEYHPARDMQDTFFIQTNPDVLLRTHTSSVQVRYMENHKPPIRTISPGRVFRNEAISSRSHCIFHQVEGLYIDKEVSFADLKQTLLYFTKEMFGKSKIRLRPSYFPFTEPSAEIDIYWGLKTETDYRITKGTGWLEIGGCGMVDPNVLKNCDINPDEYNGFAFGMGVERIAMLLYQIGDIRMFYENDIRFLEQFKANI, from the coding sequence ATGATAGACAAGATAAAAGAACATATAGAGGAAGCAAAAGCCTTTAATGATAAAAATAAAGAATCTTTAGAGCAATTCCGTATTAAGTATTTAGGGAGTAAAGGTTTGTTGAAAGAGCTTTTTACAGAGTTCAAGAATATTCCAAACGATCAGAAGAAAGATTTCGGACAAGTAATCAATACTTTGAAAGCTGTTGCTGAAGAAAAAGTAAGAGTTATTCAGGAAGAGCTGGAAAGCAAGCAGGAAGTAAAAGGAGTTTTTGGCGATTTAACTCGTGCGGCCGAACCGGTAATTATTGGTTCACGTCACCCGATTTCAATCGTTAAAAATCAGATTATTGATATTTTTGCGAACATTGGTTTCAACGTTTCTGAAGGTCCGGAAATCGAAGACGACTGGCATAATTTCACCGCTTTGAACTTACCGGAATACCATCCGGCACGTGATATGCAGGATACTTTTTTCATTCAGACTAATCCTGATGTGTTGTTGCGTACACATACGTCATCTGTTCAGGTGCGTTATATGGAAAATCATAAACCGCCAATTCGTACTATTTCTCCGGGACGTGTGTTTCGTAACGAAGCGATTTCGTCTCGCTCACACTGTATATTCCATCAGGTAGAAGGTTTGTATATCGACAAAGAGGTATCGTTTGCCGATTTGAAACAGACTTTGCTTTATTTCACTAAAGAAATGTTCGGAAAATCGAAGATTCGTTTGCGTCCGTCTTATTTCCCATTTACTGAACCAAGTGCCGAAATTGATATTTATTGGGGTTTAAAAACCGAAACGGATTACCGTATCACTAAAGGAACTGGCTGGTTGGAAATTGGAGGTTGTGGAATGGTAGATCCAAATGTTTTGAAAAATTGTGACATCAATCCTGATGAATACAATGGTTTTGCTTTCGGAATGGGAGTAGAGCGTATTGCTATGTTACTGTATCAAATTGGTGATATTCGAATGTTTTACGAAAATGATATTCGTTTCTTAGAACAGTTCAAGGCCAATATTTAA
- a CDS encoding CvpA family protein: MSFFDIIVAALLAFSLYKGIKNGLFVEVASFISLLLGIYIAIKFSSFMKELIMKHVSWNPNTIQITAFILTFILVVIGIYFLAKILTGIADFAFLGLPNKLGGGFFRILKTILILSIFIALFEKINFNNTFAKKETLDHSIFYNPVKKVAAFVYPSVEKWYGEFKEHHTETSKETAREE, encoded by the coding sequence ATGAGTTTTTTTGACATAATTGTTGCTGCCCTTTTAGCATTTAGTTTATATAAAGGAATTAAGAACGGACTTTTTGTAGAAGTCGCTTCGTTTATCTCTTTATTGCTGGGAATCTATATTGCGATTAAATTCTCCTCCTTTATGAAAGAACTGATCATGAAGCATGTTTCCTGGAATCCTAATACGATACAAATCACTGCTTTTATTCTCACTTTTATTTTAGTGGTAATTGGTATTTATTTCTTAGCTAAAATCCTTACCGGAATTGCTGATTTTGCCTTTTTGGGATTACCCAATAAATTAGGTGGTGGCTTTTTCAGAATCTTAAAAACCATTCTGATCCTGAGTATTTTTATTGCTCTTTTCGAAAAAATAAATTTCAACAATACTTTTGCCAAAAAGGAGACCTTAGATCATTCTATTTTTTACAATCCGGTAAAAAAAGTAGCCGCTTTTGTTTATCCTTCTGTCGAAAAATGGTACGGGGAATTTAAAGAACATCATACTGAAACGTCTAAAGAAACAGCAAGAGAAGAATAA
- the lepA gene encoding translation elongation factor 4, with protein sequence MKKIRNFCIIAHIDHGKSTLADRLLGATQTVTAREEKAQLLDNMDLERERGITIKSHAIQMEYTYKGEEYILNLIDTPGHVDFSYEVSRSIAACEGALLIVDAAQSIQAQTISNLYLALENDLEIIPVLNKVDLPSANPEEVSDDIIDLLGCKLEDIIHASGKTGFGVENILAAIIEKIPAPKGNPDEPLQALIFDSVYNPFRGIEVIFRVVNGEIKKGQKIKFMATDNEYFADEIGTLKLNQVPKSVVSAGDVGYLISGIKEAREVKVGDTITDAKVPTTNMITGFEDVKPMVFAGIYPVDTEDYEDLRSSMEKLQLNDASLVFAPESSAALGFGFRCGFLGMLHMEIIQERLEREFDMTVITTVPNVSYLAYTKKNPETPLVVNNPSDLPEPSKLDRVEEPFIKATIITKADFVGNVMSLCIEKRGQITNQTYLTTERVELNFDMPLAEIVFDFYDRLKTVSKGYASFDYSPIGMRTSKLVKLDVLLNAQTVDALSALIHEDNAYNIGKKMTEKLRELIPRQQFDIPIQAAIGAKIIARETIKALRKDVTAKCYGGDISRKRKLLEKQKKGKKRMRQVGNVEIPQEAFMAVLKLND encoded by the coding sequence ATGAAGAAGATACGTAACTTTTGCATTATTGCACACATTGACCACGGTAAAAGTACATTAGCAGATCGCTTATTGGGCGCTACACAAACCGTTACAGCTCGTGAAGAAAAAGCACAATTGCTTGACAACATGGATCTGGAGCGTGAGCGTGGAATTACCATTAAGAGTCATGCCATTCAAATGGAATACACTTACAAAGGAGAAGAATATATCTTAAACTTAATTGACACTCCCGGTCACGTCGACTTTTCATATGAAGTTTCTCGATCTATTGCAGCCTGCGAAGGTGCTCTTTTGATTGTTGATGCAGCTCAAAGTATCCAGGCACAAACTATTTCTAACTTATATCTGGCTTTAGAGAATGATCTTGAGATTATTCCGGTTTTGAATAAAGTAGACTTACCAAGTGCCAATCCTGAAGAAGTAAGCGATGATATTATCGATTTATTGGGATGTAAATTAGAAGATATTATTCATGCTTCCGGAAAAACCGGTTTTGGTGTTGAGAATATCTTAGCAGCCATTATCGAAAAAATCCCGGCTCCAAAAGGAAATCCTGATGAACCATTACAGGCTTTGATTTTTGACTCGGTTTACAACCCGTTCCGTGGTATTGAAGTTATCTTTAGAGTAGTAAACGGAGAAATCAAAAAAGGGCAAAAAATTAAATTCATGGCTACGGACAATGAATATTTTGCTGACGAGATTGGAACTTTAAAATTAAACCAGGTTCCTAAAAGTGTGGTTTCTGCAGGAGATGTTGGTTATTTGATTTCAGGAATTAAAGAAGCACGCGAAGTAAAAGTGGGTGACACCATTACTGATGCGAAAGTGCCGACTACGAATATGATTACAGGTTTCGAAGATGTAAAACCAATGGTTTTCGCCGGAATTTACCCTGTAGACACAGAAGATTATGAAGATTTACGTTCTTCTATGGAGAAATTACAATTGAACGATGCTTCATTAGTTTTTGCTCCGGAAAGTTCTGCTGCTTTAGGCTTTGGTTTCCGTTGCGGATTCTTAGGAATGCTTCATATGGAAATTATTCAGGAGCGTTTAGAGCGTGAGTTCGATATGACGGTTATTACTACCGTACCTAACGTTTCGTATTTGGCTTACACCAAAAAAAATCCGGAAACGCCATTAGTAGTAAACAATCCATCAGATTTACCTGAACCTTCAAAACTAGACAGAGTTGAGGAGCCATTTATTAAAGCTACTATCATCACAAAAGCTGATTTCGTTGGAAACGTAATGAGTTTGTGTATCGAAAAGCGTGGTCAGATTACCAATCAAACGTATCTAACAACAGAACGTGTTGAGTTGAATTTTGACATGCCATTGGCAGAGATTGTATTCGATTTTTACGATCGTTTGAAAACAGTTTCTAAAGGGTATGCTTCTTTTGACTACTCTCCTATTGGAATGAGAACTTCAAAACTGGTAAAACTGGATGTTCTTTTGAACGCTCAGACCGTTGATGCACTTTCGGCTTTGATTCACGAAGACAACGCTTACAATATCGGTAAAAAAATGACCGAGAAATTGCGTGAACTGATTCCAAGACAACAATTCGACATTCCGATTCAGGCAGCGATTGGTGCGAAGATTATCGCTCGTGAAACGATTAAAGCACTTCGTAAAGACGTTACCGCAAAATGTTACGGTGGAGATATTTCCCGTAAACGTAAACTTCTTGAAAAACAGAAAAAAGGTAAGAAACGTATGCGTCAGGTAGGAAACGTTGAGATTCCACAAGAGGCGTTTATGGCTGTTTTGAAATTGAACGACTAA
- a CDS encoding helix-turn-helix transcriptional regulator: protein MDETPKRFDRIVAILIQLQSKKIVKAQELADRFDCSLRTIYRDIRTLEASGVPIYSEAGVGYALMDGYRLPPVMFTREEVSSFIAAEKLMQKFTDPSLGAHYASAMYKLKSVLRSTDKDWLSNIESRVIMNTAEPMFNDNSPNTLALLFEGIAEKKQLLLSYKTYETDTATQRNIEPVGVFHDNNNWYFLGYCHLRQDYRQFRADRIQAIRKTDSNFTIEHDALETYINKTETCPTTKVRILIDKKIARYLGTEKKYHGFISEKEVDGKIEMTFMSRDIQNSFPRWFLMYGDYATILEPEILKTKTLELLEINRKRLL from the coding sequence ATGGACGAAACTCCAAAACGATTTGACCGAATTGTCGCCATCCTCATCCAATTGCAATCCAAGAAAATTGTAAAAGCACAGGAATTGGCTGATCGTTTTGATTGTAGTTTACGAACAATTTACAGAGACATTCGAACGCTGGAAGCTTCGGGGGTTCCTATCTACAGTGAGGCCGGAGTGGGTTATGCTTTAATGGACGGCTATAGATTGCCTCCCGTTATGTTTACGCGTGAAGAAGTAAGCAGTTTTATAGCTGCCGAAAAACTCATGCAGAAATTTACCGATCCATCTCTTGGAGCACATTATGCATCGGCCATGTATAAACTAAAATCAGTTTTAAGAAGTACCGATAAAGACTGGCTCTCCAATATCGAATCACGGGTTATAATGAACACTGCCGAACCGATGTTTAATGATAATTCTCCAAATACTTTAGCACTCCTTTTTGAAGGTATTGCAGAAAAAAAACAGCTTTTACTTTCCTACAAGACGTACGAAACTGATACAGCCACTCAGCGAAACATAGAACCTGTGGGCGTTTTTCATGATAATAACAATTGGTACTTTTTAGGATACTGCCATTTAAGACAGGATTATCGTCAGTTTAGAGCAGACAGAATTCAGGCTATTCGAAAAACAGATTCTAATTTTACGATTGAACACGATGCTTTAGAAACTTATATCAATAAAACAGAAACTTGTCCAACAACAAAAGTCCGAATTTTAATTGACAAAAAAATCGCCCGTTATCTGGGTACCGAAAAAAAGTACCACGGATTCATTTCAGAAAAAGAAGTAGATGGAAAAATAGAAATGACTTTTATGTCACGAGATATCCAAAACTCATTTCCGCGATGGTTTCTAATGTATGGAGATTACGCTACGATCCTGGAACCTGAAATACTCAAGACCAAAACACTGGAATTACTGGAAATCAACCGCAAAAGACTACTATAA
- a CDS encoding DinB family protein, translated as MSFKKIMTNYAAYNLWVNQQFVNWLSAKSDELLHKEVLSSYPSIIKTLNHIWETEEYWFSIIAEIPQPERREAVDLNKDEIFEGLLSTSTKLAAFITSLSDEQLLKTIKIENPWFQCEQPVSDYLLQVVNHGTYHRGQIVTIGRNVGITDASNTDYNFYNVVKEKH; from the coding sequence ATGAGTTTTAAAAAAATTATGACCAATTATGCCGCTTATAATTTATGGGTAAATCAACAATTTGTGAATTGGCTTTCGGCAAAATCCGATGAATTGCTGCATAAAGAAGTTCTTTCAAGCTATCCAAGCATTATTAAAACGCTAAATCATATTTGGGAAACCGAAGAATACTGGTTTTCAATAATAGCCGAAATTCCACAGCCGGAAAGAAGGGAAGCTGTTGATTTAAACAAGGATGAAATATTTGAAGGTTTATTGAGTACCTCCACAAAATTAGCTGCATTTATCACATCATTATCAGACGAACAGTTATTGAAAACAATCAAAATTGAAAATCCATGGTTTCAGTGCGAACAGCCTGTAAGCGACTACTTGCTGCAGGTGGTGAATCACGGAACGTATCACCGAGGACAGATTGTAACCATTGGAAGAAATGTTGGTATTACCGATGCTTCTAACACCGATTATAATTTTTACAATGTGGTAAAAGAGAAACACTAG
- a CDS encoding DinB family protein, translating into MKTLAAQVITPEDLLIHWQGHRKLTRNLIEKFPEKDFFEFSIGGMRTFAQLSDELLAIAAPALKGIVNKEIKPYTEASEKMIFKAQYLEKWDEATAEINEYWKQLSIEDFSETFNLFGQYEFPIIQNVLYFIDNEVHHRGQGYVYLRALNIEPPFFWER; encoded by the coding sequence ATGAAAACATTAGCAGCCCAAGTAATTACTCCTGAAGATTTATTGATTCACTGGCAAGGACACCGTAAGCTTACACGTAACCTTATTGAAAAATTTCCAGAGAAAGATTTTTTCGAATTTTCAATCGGAGGAATGCGAACTTTCGCTCAATTGAGCGATGAACTTTTGGCGATCGCGGCTCCGGCATTAAAAGGAATCGTGAATAAAGAGATCAAGCCTTATACTGAAGCGTCTGAAAAAATGATCTTTAAAGCGCAATATCTGGAAAAATGGGATGAAGCAACAGCCGAAATTAACGAATATTGGAAACAATTGTCGATCGAAGATTTTAGTGAAACCTTTAATCTGTTTGGTCAATACGAATTTCCTATAATTCAAAATGTATTGTATTTTATTGATAACGAAGTGCATCACCGCGGACAAGGTTATGTGTATTTAAGAGCTTTAAATATCGAACCTCCATTTTTCTGGGAAAGATAA
- the thiL gene encoding thiamine-phosphate kinase has protein sequence MIEDKNPQRTSIAQLGEFGLIDHLTKNFDVTQESTLKSIGDDAAVLDFKDKKVVVSTDLLIEGVHFDLAYMPLKHLGYKSVVVNLSDICAMNAKPTQITVSVAVSNRFPLEALEELFEGITHAAKEYKVDVIGGDTTSSQKGLIISITAIGEANEEEIVYRNGAQKTDLLVVTGDIGAAYMGLQVLEREKQVFQVNPNSQPDLDMYSYLIERQLKPEARKDVRTLLHALEIKPTAMIDISDGLSSEIMHLCKQSKVGCNLYEDKLPLDPQFISTCEEFNIDSTTVAINGGEDYELLFTIDINDFDKIKGNPNFSIIGHMADESEGVHLVTRANTKIALKARGWDALTE, from the coding sequence ATGATCGAAGATAAAAATCCGCAACGTACCAGTATAGCACAATTAGGCGAGTTTGGCCTAATTGACCACTTAACCAAAAATTTTGATGTTACCCAGGAATCTACCCTGAAAAGTATAGGCGATGATGCTGCTGTGCTTGATTTTAAGGACAAAAAAGTAGTGGTCTCTACCGATTTATTAATTGAGGGAGTACATTTTGACCTGGCGTATATGCCTTTAAAACATTTAGGTTACAAATCGGTTGTGGTTAACCTGTCCGATATTTGTGCGATGAATGCAAAACCAACACAAATAACGGTTTCTGTGGCGGTTTCTAACCGTTTCCCACTAGAAGCCCTAGAAGAATTATTTGAAGGTATTACGCATGCTGCAAAAGAGTACAAAGTAGATGTTATTGGTGGCGATACTACCTCATCGCAAAAAGGACTAATTATTAGCATCACCGCAATTGGTGAAGCTAACGAAGAAGAAATTGTTTACCGAAATGGTGCTCAAAAAACCGATTTACTTGTAGTTACCGGAGACATAGGCGCCGCTTATATGGGATTACAGGTTCTGGAACGTGAAAAACAGGTTTTCCAGGTGAACCCTAACAGCCAGCCGGATCTGGATATGTACAGCTATTTGATCGAACGTCAGTTAAAACCTGAAGCCCGAAAAGATGTTCGTACTTTATTACACGCACTCGAAATTAAGCCTACAGCAATGATTGATATCTCTGACGGATTGTCTTCTGAAATTATGCACCTTTGTAAACAATCGAAAGTGGGCTGTAATTTATATGAAGACAAGCTTCCTCTGGACCCTCAGTTTATCTCGACCTGTGAAGAATTCAATATCGACAGTACAACAGTTGCCATAAATGGCGGTGAAGATTATGAATTGCTGTTTACCATCGACATTAATGATTTTGATAAAATAAAAGGCAACCCTAACTTCTCTATTATTGGTCACATGGCTGATGAAAGTGAAGGAGTCCATCTGGTAACCCGTGCCAATACAAAAATAGCACTGAAAGCCCGTGGCTGGGATGCTCTGACGGAGTAG
- a CDS encoding response regulator transcription factor produces MTIDPNPQAPQLIRKNILIIDDHPFIIEGYKNAITRYNPNKYEFFILQAHDCKSGYDLIEDAQTPEFDVAFLDISMPPYEEKNIFSGEDLAKLLLKKMPKCKIILLTMYTELLKIKTIIRTISPNGLIIKNDLTFDELLFAFDKVMKSDKYYSQSVQKILNQSAHNSIEIDEFDKQILFHLSKGTSLADMPQYIPISVNEIEKRKAGLKELLKVRSGFDEDLVKEAKCKGLF; encoded by the coding sequence ATGACAATTGACCCCAATCCCCAGGCTCCTCAATTAATTAGAAAAAATATTTTAATTATTGACGATCACCCATTTATTATTGAAGGATATAAGAATGCGATAACACGTTATAATCCTAATAAGTATGAGTTTTTTATTTTGCAGGCCCACGATTGTAAATCAGGGTATGATTTAATCGAAGATGCTCAAACTCCTGAATTTGATGTTGCTTTTTTAGATATCAGCATGCCCCCATACGAAGAAAAGAATATTTTTTCGGGAGAAGATCTGGCGAAATTACTTTTGAAGAAAATGCCAAAATGCAAAATAATTCTGTTAACAATGTATACTGAATTATTGAAAATTAAAACAATCATCAGAACCATTAGTCCTAATGGTTTAATTATCAAAAATGATCTCACTTTCGATGAATTGCTTTTTGCCTTTGATAAAGTAATGAAAAGTGATAAATATTACAGCCAGTCCGTTCAAAAGATACTCAATCAATCTGCTCATAATTCTATTGAAATTGATGAGTTTGACAAGCAAATTTTATTTCATTTATCAAAAGGAACTTCTTTAGCAGACATGCCACAATACATTCCAATTTCGGTTAATGAAATCGAAAAGCGCAAAGCGGGTCTTAAAGAACTGCTTAAAGTGAGAAGCGGTTTTGATGAGGACCTGGTCAAAGAGGCGAAATGTAAAGGGCTTTTTTGA
- a CDS encoding ATP-binding protein, which translates to MKKTLSILLFLSLILLGCTGKTHVDEEESPLIDSLPTFLSLANDVDLTYDLKQKYNKKAFAIIIKQKNDSVNKVNLFKIANRYYNMSDWKSYLQTTELILKRSKDTKDSANIAKAYTYLGDYYVSKSVSDSAFLNFYNAEKLYRATNDHYNLAKTYLSKAGLQYNEGDFFESEIAVFKALRSLKGVKNANDQFYECYNLLGILYNDKEEYGKALSFHNKALFNLNDKSIPRELQLKAASLNNIGFVYINMRNYRDAKRFFEKGLKEENLFSENTILYAMLLDNLAYSKFKLRELDGLPDDFFRSLRIRDSLGLKSAMVSSKIHLSEYYAFKKDTFKAIQFSKQALLLSRSTNKINNTLEVLKQIAIVDPENASTYSKEYIKLNDKMLRAERNMGEKFSRIEYETNEIKDQNSSLQEKNKTLIYIFSICTLIGLFFYVYKTQQAKNRELLFKQQQQVANEDIYNLMISQQNDIEQTRIKEKKKVAQDLHDGVLGRMFGVRISLDSLDKVDEAEAAPKRKKYLTELKHIEEDIREISHDLNREKSELINNFIAILNKLFEDQRSTYDCELITSFDSNIKWELVTNTVKINLYRIVQEALQNCNKHGKANTITVDFKSEIDHLVLSISDDGIGFNTKTTRKGIGLHNIQYRATECKGFVFLKSAKGEGTLMIVKIPIDQKINLQHT; encoded by the coding sequence TTGAAAAAAACGTTATCTATATTACTTTTTTTATCTCTTATTCTATTGGGATGCACCGGTAAAACTCATGTAGATGAAGAAGAATCTCCTCTAATTGATAGTCTTCCTACGTTTTTATCTTTGGCAAATGATGTTGATTTAACGTATGATCTGAAACAAAAGTACAATAAGAAAGCATTTGCAATAATCATAAAACAAAAAAACGATTCTGTTAATAAAGTCAATTTGTTTAAAATAGCCAATCGTTATTATAATATGAGCGATTGGAAGTCCTATCTTCAAACGACTGAACTGATTCTGAAGAGATCAAAAGACACTAAGGATTCTGCCAATATTGCCAAGGCTTATACTTACTTAGGCGACTATTATGTATCAAAATCGGTTTCTGACAGTGCTTTTTTGAATTTTTATAATGCCGAAAAATTATATAGGGCTACTAACGATCACTATAATTTAGCCAAAACTTATTTAAGTAAAGCAGGTTTACAATACAATGAAGGCGACTTTTTTGAAAGCGAAATTGCCGTTTTTAAAGCACTACGCAGTTTAAAAGGTGTAAAAAATGCTAATGATCAGTTTTATGAATGTTATAATTTATTAGGTATCCTATACAATGATAAAGAAGAATACGGTAAGGCATTAAGTTTTCATAATAAGGCATTGTTTAATCTCAATGACAAATCTATTCCCAGGGAGCTTCAGTTAAAAGCCGCGTCATTAAATAATATTGGTTTTGTTTATATCAATATGCGCAATTACCGGGACGCCAAAAGATTTTTTGAAAAAGGCCTGAAAGAGGAAAATTTATTTAGTGAAAACACCATTTTATACGCAATGCTGCTGGATAATCTGGCATATTCTAAATTTAAATTACGAGAGTTAGATGGACTTCCGGATGATTTTTTCAGATCACTGAGAATTAGAGATAGTCTTGGATTAAAATCAGCAATGGTGTCCAGCAAGATTCATTTATCTGAATATTATGCTTTCAAAAAGGATACTTTTAAAGCAATTCAGTTCTCTAAGCAGGCTTTGCTTTTATCGCGATCGACTAATAAAATCAATAATACCCTCGAAGTATTGAAGCAAATTGCGATTGTTGATCCCGAAAATGCCTCAACTTACTCTAAGGAATATATTAAGTTGAATGATAAAATGCTGAGAGCAGAACGTAATATGGGGGAAAAATTCTCCAGGATCGAATATGAAACCAATGAAATAAAAGATCAGAACTCAAGTCTGCAGGAGAAAAACAAAACCTTAATATACATCTTTAGTATTTGTACCCTGATAGGCTTGTTTTTCTATGTGTATAAAACACAACAGGCAAAAAACAGAGAGCTGCTTTTTAAACAGCAGCAGCAGGTTGCTAATGAAGATATTTATAATTTGATGATATCGCAGCAAAATGATATTGAGCAGACTCGTATTAAAGAAAAGAAAAAAGTAGCTCAGGATTTGCATGACGGGGTATTGGGGAGAATGTTTGGTGTGAGGATCAGTCTGGATAGTTTAGATAAAGTAGATGAGGCCGAAGCAGCTCCCAAAAGAAAAAAATACCTGACAGAGCTTAAACATATTGAAGAAGATATTCGTGAGATTTCGCATGATTTAAACCGCGAGAAATCAGAATTAATTAATAATTTTATTGCGATCTTAAACAAATTGTTTGAGGATCAGAGAAGCACTTACGATTGCGAGTTAATCACTTCTTTTGATTCTAATATCAAATGGGAACTGGTCACAAATACAGTAAAAATTAATTTATACAGAATTGTTCAGGAAGCGCTTCAGAATTGTAATAAGCACGGAAAGGCAAATACAATTACGGTAGATTTTAAAAGTGAAATAGACCATTTGGTTTTGTCAATTTCTGATGATGGAATCGGGTTTAATACCAAAACAACAAGAAAAGGCATAGGTTTGCATAATATTCAATACAGAGCGACAGAATGTAAAGGCTTTGTGTTTTTAAAATCGGCGAAAGGAGAAGGAACTCTTATGATAGTTAAAATCCCAATAGATCAAAAAATAAACCTGCAGCATACATGA